In the Borrelia turicatae 91E135 genome, one interval contains:
- a CDS encoding M15 family metallopeptidase produces MRSLNIFSLILLVNNLTLQANTISRKDFKSLFKIIKILDKSYQKQIKEKPIQFIKELKPLLEAEKNDLLILVNKKIPIPKGYNPTDLVYLKDFKELKNIGKKNLKLRKILIDDLTNLVKAGRENGLQIKIVSAYRTREYQKFLFEHNVKTYGLKLAKIQSAIPDHSQHQLGTTIDFIQIDDNLLNTKAGKWLYENSFKHGFSLSYPKDHEIETGYKSEPWHYMYIGKQACILQKKYFNNLQYKLFKFWHEHKKELSTLIQKYTN; encoded by the coding sequence ATGAGATCATTAAATATATTTTCACTAATACTATTAGTTAATAACTTAACTTTACAAGCAAACACAATATCAAGAAAAGACTTTAAAAGTTTATTTAAAATTATAAAAATTTTAGATAAATCTTATCAAAAACAAATAAAAGAAAAACCTATTCAATTTATCAAAGAACTTAAACCACTGCTTGAAGCAGAAAAGAATGACCTCTTAATACTTGTAAACAAAAAAATCCCAATTCCTAAAGGATATAACCCAACTGATTTAGTTTATTTGAAAGATTTCAAAGAATTAAAAAATATTGGAAAAAAAAACTTAAAGTTAAGAAAAATATTAATAGACGACTTAACTAATCTTGTAAAGGCAGGAAGAGAAAATGGCTTACAAATAAAAATAGTGTCAGCATACAGAACAAGAGAATATCAAAAATTTTTATTTGAACATAATGTAAAAACTTACGGACTTAAGCTAGCAAAAATCCAATCAGCAATTCCTGATCACTCACAACACCAACTAGGAACAACCATAGATTTCATCCAAATAGATGATAATTTACTAAATACAAAAGCGGGTAAATGGCTTTATGAGAATTCATTCAAGCATGGATTCTCATTATCGTATCCGAAGGATCATGAAATAGAAACTGGTTATAAATCAGAGCCTTGGCATTACATGTATATTGGTAAACAAGCATGCATTTTGCAAAAAAAATACTTCAACAATTTACAGTATAAACTTTTCAAGTTTTGGCATGAACATAAAAAAGAACTTTCAACTTTAATTCAAAAATATACAAACTAA
- the recG gene encoding ATP-dependent DNA helicase RecG, whose protein sequence is MFLHEFQYDLQGISGLGNKGIDRLHNLNITNIKELIEYFPKKYEDRQNIKTFPDPLEVRSCELMTVFVVLEHRNFGSNSKKNLKIIAQSENDEIFEILLFNRGFLEGVFKVGQKFYIYSKFNYSDYTQMWSCSNFDSEVFSYNPERFKKIMPVYSLGEGLTSKKISSYVKEALIYFLKFGKSDIPDFLINKYSLLSLHDALNEIHFPTSLEMLDRAKKTLIYREIFLLQFFSRGKSSLVFLRKEKHLPMNLLDQVVLKLPFRLTKDQEVVISEIIDDLKSNKPMNRLLQGDVGSGKTLVAFLSSIPLIEAGYQVALMVPTDLLARQHYNNLSNMLKDFNISIALLTGSLKTKNRNDVLEKIQSGTYSLVIGTHAIFSQRTKFKKLAYVIIDEQHKFGVEQREKLKNKGEEVDMLLMSATPIPRSLALTLFGDLEVSLIKRGPAGRRPVTTYLAKHGNEDKVYEFLNNELGKGHQVYFVYPLISSSEKFNLKDVTSMCLNLKNIFVEYSVAMIHSKLESHVKEEIMRDFYLKKIDILVSTSVIEVGIDCLNATCIVVEHAERFGLSALHQIRGRVGRGSLKSFLFLLYKEPLTEAGKFRLKTIKENIDGFKIAEEDLKLRGPGNLFGLEQTGYLKLKIADFVEDKEVISLIREELTMFFLNKAFYDKADIELLDSLLVSYLRFVGKEN, encoded by the coding sequence ATGTTTTTACATGAATTTCAATATGATTTACAGGGTATAAGTGGTCTTGGTAATAAGGGAATTGATAGATTACATAATCTGAACATTACAAATATCAAAGAACTTATAGAATATTTTCCTAAAAAATATGAAGATCGTCAAAATATAAAAACTTTTCCAGATCCACTGGAAGTGAGAAGTTGTGAACTCATGACAGTTTTTGTTGTTTTGGAACATAGAAATTTTGGGAGTAATTCTAAGAAAAATTTAAAAATTATAGCTCAGAGTGAAAATGATGAAATATTTGAAATTCTTCTTTTTAATAGGGGATTTTTAGAAGGGGTTTTTAAGGTAGGTCAAAAATTCTATATTTATTCTAAATTCAATTACAGTGATTATACTCAAATGTGGAGTTGTTCTAATTTTGATAGTGAAGTGTTTAGTTATAATCCTGAAAGATTTAAAAAAATTATGCCGGTTTATTCTCTTGGTGAAGGACTGACTTCTAAAAAGATATCGTCTTATGTAAAAGAAGCTCTTATTTATTTTTTAAAGTTTGGGAAGTCAGACATCCCTGATTTTTTGATAAATAAGTATTCATTATTGTCCCTTCATGACGCTTTAAATGAAATTCATTTTCCAACTTCTCTTGAAATGCTTGATAGAGCAAAAAAGACTTTGATTTATAGAGAAATTTTTTTGCTTCAGTTTTTTTCAAGAGGGAAAAGTTCTTTGGTTTTTTTAAGGAAAGAAAAGCATCTACCTATGAATTTGCTTGATCAAGTTGTTTTAAAATTGCCATTTAGGCTTACAAAAGATCAGGAAGTTGTAATTAGTGAAATAATTGATGATCTTAAAAGTAATAAGCCAATGAATAGATTATTGCAAGGTGATGTTGGAAGTGGCAAGACTCTTGTTGCGTTTCTCTCTAGTATTCCTCTAATTGAAGCTGGGTATCAAGTTGCATTGATGGTGCCTACTGATCTTTTGGCACGGCAACATTATAATAATCTATCAAATATGTTAAAAGATTTTAATATTTCAATAGCTCTTTTGACTGGTAGTTTGAAAACGAAAAATAGAAATGATGTTTTAGAAAAAATTCAAAGTGGCACTTATAGTTTAGTAATTGGGACTCATGCTATCTTTTCTCAAAGAACAAAATTTAAAAAATTAGCTTATGTTATTATTGATGAACAGCATAAATTTGGTGTTGAGCAGAGAGAGAAGCTTAAAAATAAGGGAGAAGAAGTTGATATGCTTTTAATGTCAGCAACCCCTATTCCTAGAAGCTTAGCTTTGACTCTCTTTGGTGATCTTGAGGTATCTTTAATTAAGAGAGGTCCTGCAGGTCGAAGACCTGTTACTACTTATTTAGCGAAGCATGGAAATGAGGATAAGGTATATGAATTTTTAAACAATGAGCTTGGAAAAGGACATCAGGTTTATTTTGTTTATCCTTTAATATCATCTTCAGAGAAGTTTAATTTAAAAGATGTTACTAGTATGTGTTTAAATCTTAAGAATATTTTTGTTGAATATTCTGTTGCAATGATTCATTCTAAGCTTGAATCTCATGTTAAAGAAGAAATTATGCGTGATTTTTATTTGAAAAAAATAGATATTTTAGTTTCAACAAGTGTTATTGAAGTTGGTATTGATTGCTTAAATGCAACTTGCATCGTAGTAGAGCATGCTGAGCGTTTTGGACTTTCTGCTTTGCATCAGATTAGAGGGCGTGTTGGTAGGGGTAGCTTAAAGTCTTTTTTATTTTTACTTTATAAGGAACCTTTAACAGAAGCGGGAAAATTTAGACTTAAAACTATAAAGGAGAATATAGATGGTTTTAAAATAGCAGAAGAAGATCTTAAATTAAGAGGTCCTGGCAATTTATTTGGTCTTGAGCAAACTGGTTATTTGAAACTTAAGATAGCTGATTTTGTTGAAGATAAAGAAGTCATAAGTTTGATTAGAGAAGAACTTACTATGTTTTTTTTAAATAAGGCTTTTTATGATAAAGCAGATATTGAATTACTTGATAGTCTTTTGGTCTCATATTTAAGATTTGTTGGTAAAGAGAATTAA
- a CDS encoding MATE family efflux transporter: MLTKFNKYRSILRELLVLAIPTVFESFLFQLVTFFDNYMIAYLGSAQVTGTSLANRITFLCFIVIFALGTTLSAYASQAFSKGKFTHVKQAFAYALIIGITIGIIFFCMSFVFSKELIKLFIEENESLNFGMDYLKIVSISYIFMSYSFLSAMGFKSIKDIKVPLVVTIFVVLMNIILNYIFIFGFNMGIRGAAYATLLARISEFVFYFFYNFLNVKSYYHLKISDFFVSNSVKVAYLKILIPVFLHEICWVLSITILHAFYARLGSSEYASFAVASNILDLYFVVMHGMGVATGVIIGHLMVNDKEQVRALGIFLSVIGFILGFFVAFILCLTSKIVPIIFSNLDSPELVSTFISIFASIVVFKGFTAQTLVGVFRASGIPNICFYIEAGVIVFYTLPVAYFLVFFTNFRLPLIVFIVNLEEIFKNIFILIEFFKNNWIKDIHYEELT, translated from the coding sequence ATGCTGACAAAGTTTAACAAGTATCGTTCAATACTAAGAGAATTATTGGTATTGGCTATTCCTACGGTTTTTGAGTCTTTTTTATTTCAATTGGTAACATTTTTTGATAATTATATGATTGCTTATTTAGGATCTGCGCAAGTGACAGGGACTTCTCTTGCTAATAGGATAACTTTTCTTTGTTTTATTGTTATATTTGCATTGGGTACTACGCTTAGTGCTTATGCTTCTCAAGCATTTTCTAAGGGAAAATTTACACATGTTAAGCAGGCATTTGCTTATGCTTTGATAATTGGAATTACTATTGGAATTATTTTTTTTTGTATGTCCTTTGTTTTTTCAAAGGAGCTTATTAAGCTATTCATAGAAGAAAATGAGTCTTTAAATTTTGGAATGGATTATTTAAAAATTGTTTCTATTTCTTACATTTTTATGTCTTATTCTTTTTTATCTGCTATGGGGTTTAAGAGTATTAAGGATATAAAGGTACCTTTAGTTGTTACTATATTTGTTGTATTAATGAATATTATTTTAAATTATATCTTTATTTTTGGGTTTAATATGGGAATAAGGGGGGCCGCTTATGCTACTTTGCTTGCTAGGATTAGTGAATTTGTCTTTTATTTTTTTTATAACTTTTTGAATGTAAAATCTTATTATCATCTTAAAATAAGTGATTTCTTTGTTTCAAATAGTGTTAAAGTGGCTTATTTAAAGATACTGATTCCTGTTTTTTTACATGAAATCTGTTGGGTTTTAAGCATAACTATTTTGCATGCTTTTTATGCTCGGCTTGGAAGTAGTGAATATGCATCTTTTGCAGTAGCTTCTAATATTTTAGATTTATACTTTGTTGTGATGCATGGGATGGGAGTTGCAACTGGTGTTATTATTGGGCATTTGATGGTAAATGATAAGGAACAGGTTAGAGCATTGGGAATATTTTTGTCAGTTATTGGATTTATTTTGGGATTTTTTGTGGCCTTTATTCTTTGCTTAACATCTAAAATTGTTCCTATTATTTTTAGTAATTTGGATTCTCCTGAGCTTGTTAGCACTTTTATCTCTATTTTTGCAAGTATTGTTGTTTTTAAGGGTTTTACAGCTCAGACACTTGTTGGTGTTTTTAGGGCCAGTGGAATTCCTAATATTTGTTTTTATATTGAGGCGGGAGTTATTGTTTTTTATACATTGCCAGTTGCTTATTTTTTAGTTTTTTTTACAAATTTTAGATTGCCATTAATAGTTTTTATTGTCAATCTTGAGGAGATCTTTAAGAATATATTTATTTTAATAGAGTTTTTTAAAAATAATTGGATAAAGGACATTCATTATGAAGAACTGACTTAA
- a CDS encoding lipid II:glycine glycyltransferase FemX — translation MNIKKIEIENLNENYLQSKLWTTVKKVSSNKSPWKAIAFSNNHFNKILVMQRKIFGKFYLSYIAHPEFSNKKIEEINVDEINIQIKKFSENIRQYLHKNTIFVRYDLMFYTSRGLKEDYIPLKLKFKNLQKSFDDIQPANTTILNLNDSLDAIKAKMKKKTRYNINLSSKKNIKVIIDDDFKYFDEFYALHKETAQRDKFAIHSKDYIRNLIKAFREDKNSKIKLIIALYNEQLISGIIVGIYKDKATYLYGASSRENRNLMPNYAVQFKTIQMLQSLSIKEYDLLGIPPNADTKHPLFGLFQFKTGFGGKLIHRIGCYDFVYKKFSYKVYSILEILRYIYYKIIKKRF, via the coding sequence ATGAATATTAAAAAAATTGAAATAGAAAATTTAAATGAAAATTACCTTCAAAGCAAACTATGGACAACTGTAAAAAAAGTTTCAAGCAATAAAAGTCCATGGAAAGCCATAGCATTTAGTAATAATCATTTCAACAAAATTCTCGTGATGCAAAGAAAGATCTTTGGAAAATTTTACTTAAGCTACATCGCTCATCCAGAATTTTCAAATAAGAAAATCGAAGAAATTAATGTAGACGAGATCAATATCCAAATCAAAAAATTTAGTGAAAATATAAGGCAATATTTACATAAGAATACCATATTCGTACGATATGATTTAATGTTTTATACTTCAAGGGGCTTAAAAGAAGACTATATTCCACTAAAACTTAAATTTAAAAACCTACAAAAATCATTCGATGACATACAGCCAGCAAATACAACAATACTAAATTTGAATGACTCATTAGATGCCATTAAAGCTAAAATGAAAAAGAAAACTAGATATAACATAAATCTTAGCAGCAAAAAAAACATCAAAGTTATAATAGATGATGACTTTAAATATTTTGATGAATTTTACGCACTTCATAAAGAGACAGCCCAAAGAGACAAATTTGCTATTCACTCAAAAGACTATATAAGAAATCTAATAAAAGCATTCAGAGAAGATAAAAATTCCAAAATCAAATTAATAATTGCACTATATAATGAACAACTAATATCTGGAATCATTGTTGGTATATATAAAGATAAGGCCACATATCTTTATGGTGCTTCAAGCAGAGAAAATAGGAATCTAATGCCAAATTATGCGGTGCAATTTAAGACAATACAAATGCTGCAAAGTCTTTCAATAAAAGAATACGATCTTTTAGGAATTCCTCCAAACGCTGATACAAAACACCCTTTATTTGGTCTCTTTCAATTCAAAACCGGATTTGGAGGAAAACTTATCCACAGAATTGGATGTTATGACTTTGTGTACAAAAAATTTTCATATAAAGTTTACAGCATTCTTGAAATACTAAGATACATTTACTATAAAATTATTAAAAAAAGATTTTAA
- the metG gene encoding methionine--tRNA ligase, translating to MNQVKKKNLITAALPYVNNIPHLGNLVQVLSADAFARYSRMMDIDTLYVCGTDEYGTATETKALIEKTTPEELCNRYYAIHKSIYEWFNIKFDIFGRTTNKSHKQTVQDLFLKLEKNGYITDKESEQFFCQQDQMFLADRYVTGECPNCGNNAKGDQCENCSKLLAPIDLINPKCIICKNIPIIKTTKHLYINLPKIKNELIHWMQTTEHNTNWNTNAIKTTNAFLRDGLKERAITRDLKWGIPVPKKEYENKVFYVWFDAPIGYISITKEISKDWESWWKNNKETNLVQFIGKDNILFHTVIFPAIKLGSKENWTMLGKLASSEYLNYEHLKFSKSAGIGIFGNDVITTGISADIWRFYIYYNRPEKSDFQFMWDDFMERINSELIGNFSNLVNRVLTFYKKFFGDKIDTIEIKEDFWKEINLKYDKTLNFFKQIELKSALKEILDISRIGNKIFQDKEPWKTKDSTPKKTKELLLNLIYLIRDLSILISPFIPHTSDKIRRFFGESYEISNKFLGTNLGLNTIQFTEVLFTKLEKELIDSLKLKYSGGKNMQDEQTENPINLFSEKVCLKVVQIKTIERNPDAEKLFILKLDDGTPDGKQIVSSLADYYKEEKLIGKHIIIVDNLKPAKFRGIKSEGMLIATEDENKNFKVIIVEDFKDNPIPGERIILESDSDKKLKLPSKISIDKFLKTQIVAENGELKVNGINLILEHSKEKILSREIPNGKVY from the coding sequence ATAAATCAAGTGAAAAAAAAGAACTTAATTACAGCTGCATTGCCATACGTTAACAACATACCTCACCTTGGTAATTTAGTACAAGTATTATCAGCAGATGCTTTTGCACGATATTCAAGAATGATGGACATAGATACGCTTTATGTCTGTGGAACAGATGAATACGGTACAGCCACAGAAACTAAAGCTTTAATTGAAAAAACTACCCCTGAAGAACTCTGCAACAGATATTATGCAATACACAAATCAATTTATGAATGGTTTAACATTAAATTTGACATTTTTGGACGCACAACCAACAAATCCCACAAACAAACTGTACAAGATTTATTCTTAAAACTAGAAAAAAATGGCTATATCACAGATAAAGAAAGTGAACAATTCTTTTGCCAACAAGATCAAATGTTCCTAGCCGACAGATATGTAACAGGAGAATGCCCAAATTGTGGAAATAATGCAAAAGGAGATCAGTGTGAAAATTGTTCTAAATTATTAGCCCCAATCGACTTAATAAATCCAAAATGTATAATTTGCAAAAATATTCCCATTATAAAGACAACTAAGCATCTCTACATTAACCTACCAAAGATAAAAAATGAACTTATACATTGGATGCAAACAACTGAACACAATACAAACTGGAATACCAATGCCATTAAAACAACAAATGCATTCTTAAGAGATGGTCTTAAAGAAAGAGCAATAACAAGAGATTTAAAATGGGGCATACCAGTACCCAAAAAAGAATATGAAAATAAAGTATTTTATGTATGGTTTGATGCACCAATAGGATATATCTCAATTACAAAAGAAATTTCAAAAGACTGGGAATCTTGGTGGAAAAATAACAAAGAGACTAATTTAGTACAATTTATTGGAAAAGACAATATCTTATTTCACACAGTAATATTTCCTGCCATCAAGCTTGGAAGCAAAGAAAACTGGACAATGTTAGGTAAACTAGCTTCAAGCGAATATTTAAACTATGAACACTTAAAATTTTCAAAATCTGCAGGAATTGGAATATTTGGAAACGATGTCATTACCACTGGCATATCTGCTGATATTTGGCGATTTTACATATATTACAACAGACCTGAAAAATCCGATTTTCAATTTATGTGGGACGACTTTATGGAAAGGATAAACAGTGAACTTATTGGAAATTTCTCAAACCTTGTTAACCGAGTATTAACATTTTATAAAAAATTCTTTGGGGACAAAATAGACACAATAGAGATAAAAGAAGATTTCTGGAAAGAAATCAATCTTAAATATGATAAAACTTTAAATTTCTTCAAACAAATAGAACTAAAATCAGCTCTAAAAGAGATTCTTGATATCTCAAGAATAGGTAATAAAATATTTCAAGATAAAGAACCGTGGAAAACAAAAGACAGTACACCTAAAAAAACAAAAGAGCTATTATTAAACCTAATATATTTAATAAGGGATCTATCCATCTTAATCTCACCATTCATACCGCACACAAGTGATAAAATAAGAAGATTCTTTGGAGAAAGTTATGAAATTTCCAACAAATTTTTAGGAACAAATTTAGGTCTAAATACAATTCAGTTTACAGAAGTATTATTTACAAAGCTAGAAAAGGAATTAATTGATAGTTTAAAATTAAAATATTCAGGGGGCAAAAATATGCAAGATGAACAAACAGAAAATCCAATAAATTTATTTAGCGAAAAAGTATGCTTAAAAGTTGTACAAATAAAAACAATAGAGAGAAATCCAGACGCAGAAAAGTTATTCATTTTAAAGCTTGATGACGGGACTCCTGACGGGAAACAAATTGTAAGCAGTTTGGCAGATTATTACAAAGAAGAAAAATTAATTGGAAAACACATAATAATAGTTGATAATTTAAAACCTGCCAAATTTAGAGGGATCAAATCTGAAGGAATGTTAATTGCAACTGAAGATGAGAATAAAAATTTTAAAGTAATAATTGTAGAAGACTTTAAAGATAATCCCATCCCTGGAGAGCGAATAATACTTGAGAGTGATAGTGATAAGAAATTAAAATTACCATCAAAGATCAGCATAGATAAATTCCTTAAAACTCAAATTGTAGCAGAAAATGGGGAACTTAAAGTAAACGGTATTAACCTTATACTAGAACATTCTAAAGAAAAAATACTATCTAGAGAAATTCCAAATGGAAAAGTATATTAA
- a CDS encoding YggT family protein, translated as MIIETLILFLNIYRILILIRIFLSWLVSSGINTSAFFRFIYNSTEPFLSIFRRIRFFRFGIYDFSPIAALITLSIVERMLSYGDYKLSTFVILFIIEVWGILRSVFFALIFFFVLRFIFLFLHLFDGTDFMRSVDSFLMPLSVKISNMVTDKNMSYTINLIVAGALLLAFIIICEQAIWAISILGFYLPF; from the coding sequence GTGATAATAGAGACTTTAATTTTGTTTTTAAACATTTATAGAATTTTAATTTTGATTAGAATTTTTCTTAGTTGGCTTGTATCCTCAGGAATTAATACTAGTGCTTTTTTTAGATTTATATATAATTCAACAGAGCCATTTTTATCGATTTTTAGAAGGATTCGATTTTTTCGGTTTGGTATATATGATTTTTCACCAATTGCAGCTTTAATTACTCTTTCAATAGTTGAGAGAATGTTATCTTACGGTGATTATAAACTTTCTACATTTGTTATATTGTTTATTATTGAAGTTTGGGGGATCTTGAGAAGTGTTTTTTTTGCTCTTATCTTTTTCTTTGTTTTGAGATTCATATTTTTATTTTTACACTTATTTGATGGTACTGATTTCATGAGAAGCGTTGATTCATTTTTAATGCCCTTGTCTGTTAAGATAAGCAATATGGTTACAGATAAAAATATGTCTTATACTATTAATTTAATTGTGGCAGGAGCATTGTTGTTGGCATTTATAATCATTTGTGAGCAAGCTATATGGGCTATTAGTATTCTGGGCTTTTATTTGCCTTTTTAG
- a CDS encoding MATE family efflux transporter → MYSLSKSKKNSVYQDILNIAVPTAIEFFLFNVVAFTDNIMVSYLGDYPVVGVSLANKLFELFSTIAFTVMGAYNILATRQYAQGDIDNFKNTFFISILILLFFSFLFIVISLFYSYFFLGLLSDDPVAIFYGVSYLNIAVYSFIFAVVKGIIANSLKVVKITKIQIATSVISVVLNVVFNYLFIFVLNMGVVGAAIATTLVRLIELVFYLLYTVFNINSHFYLKIKNLKINPVIFSELIKVFVPIFLNDFIWYLGYFGLIAIFSRIDTAKYAAYSITFSTYFIGLNITYAFCFAVNIVMGHEMNNDKREIMSVAVYLGKIGFVLAFLTSLIIFALSFIVPHIFYKLEHADLMGVMLRYYAISAFFTSLAFQYLFGFFRAGAAPNFGAIMECSVTFIYTIPVAYFLANYTQTPFELIVFIPTLEDVIKFGISLPYFYSTKWIKSIKTG, encoded by the coding sequence ATGTATTCATTAAGCAAATCCAAGAAAAACAGTGTGTATCAAGATATTTTAAATATTGCAGTTCCAACAGCCATTGAATTCTTTTTATTTAATGTTGTTGCATTTACAGATAATATTATGGTGTCTTACCTTGGTGATTATCCTGTTGTTGGAGTTTCTCTTGCAAATAAATTGTTTGAACTCTTTAGTACTATTGCCTTTACCGTAATGGGAGCTTATAACATATTGGCAACAAGACAATATGCCCAAGGTGATATTGATAATTTTAAAAATACGTTTTTTATTAGCATTTTAATTCTTTTATTTTTTTCCTTTTTATTTATAGTAATTTCATTATTTTATTCATATTTTTTTCTTGGGTTGTTATCTGATGATCCAGTAGCTATCTTTTATGGAGTATCTTATCTTAATATTGCTGTTTATTCTTTTATATTTGCAGTTGTTAAGGGAATTATTGCTAATTCACTGAAAGTTGTTAAAATAACCAAAATTCAAATTGCTACTTCTGTTATTTCAGTTGTTTTAAATGTGGTTTTTAACTATTTATTTATTTTTGTGCTTAATATGGGGGTAGTTGGTGCTGCTATTGCAACTACATTGGTTAGATTGATTGAGCTTGTTTTTTATCTTCTTTATACTGTTTTTAATATAAATTCACATTTTTACCTTAAGATTAAAAATCTAAAAATCAATCCTGTGATATTTTCTGAGCTAATTAAGGTCTTTGTTCCAATTTTTTTAAATGATTTTATTTGGTATTTGGGATATTTTGGTTTAATTGCAATCTTTTCAAGAATTGATACGGCTAAATATGCAGCTTATAGTATAACTTTTTCTACTTATTTTATCGGGCTTAATATAACTTATGCTTTTTGCTTTGCTGTTAATATTGTGATGGGACATGAGATGAATAATGATAAAAGGGAAATCATGTCTGTTGCAGTATATCTAGGCAAAATAGGTTTTGTTTTGGCTTTTTTGACTTCTCTTATAATATTTGCTTTATCATTTATAGTGCCCCATATTTTTTATAAATTAGAGCATGCAGATCTTATGGGAGTTATGCTAAGATATTATGCTATTTCAGCTTTTTTTACCTCCCTTGCGTTTCAATATTTATTTGGGTTTTTTCGTGCAGGTGCAGCTCCAAACTTTGGAGCTATTATGGAATGTTCTGTGACTTTCATTTATACAATTCCTGTTGCATACTTTTTGGCAAATTATACTCAAACTCCATTTGAACTTATTGTTTTTATTCCAACTCTTGAAGATGTAATTAAATTTGGTATTTCTCTCCCTTATTTTTATAGTACTAAGTGGATTAAATCTATTAAAACAGGTTAA
- the murD gene encoding UDP-N-acetylmuramoyl-L-alanine--D-glutamate ligase: MYLDEIRGKNFLIMGLGLHGGGLAVAKFLLKHGGNLVITDLKNELELIPSIEALKQFRDKIRYVLGYHDEDDFKRADIVIKNPGVSFDNKYLKLAKRVETDISLFLMFNQNPIIAITGTKGKSTLASLLHKVLVIKYPNSKLGGNIGVSPLSFLDELDGVSPIILELSSWQLHDLRNLCPIISIITNIYSDHQNYYSNFDSYIEDKSRIFINQNSGILISQDQAYYNYFSRFKSKLKSILFSEAVPLNFENDVFYFKKGKIYLNNKVVGTLSESRIVLLISKMITIFIASYLGLDLSVVSKIVTDFDGIEHRLEFVREFEGVKYYNDTASTIPDSTILSVKSLRAYGGLINLITGGTDKELDFAIFGEILSIVKTWILLKGSATLKIIKFLEDNNINYFIFSSLEECVCYAKKISVQNDIVLFSPASASFELFKNEFDRGLQFKNLVSIMA, encoded by the coding sequence GTGTATTTAGATGAGATAAGAGGTAAAAATTTTTTGATTATGGGTTTAGGGCTTCATGGAGGAGGTCTGGCTGTTGCGAAGTTTTTGTTAAAACATGGTGGTAATTTGGTAATTACTGATTTAAAGAATGAGTTAGAATTAATCCCAAGTATTGAGGCCTTGAAACAATTTAGAGATAAAATTCGATATGTTTTAGGATATCATGATGAGGATGATTTTAAGAGGGCAGATATTGTTATTAAAAATCCTGGTGTAAGTTTTGATAATAAATATTTAAAACTTGCAAAAAGGGTTGAGACCGATATTAGTTTATTTTTAATGTTTAATCAAAATCCAATAATTGCTATTACAGGAACTAAGGGAAAATCGACACTTGCATCTCTTTTACATAAGGTTTTGGTTATTAAGTATCCAAATTCTAAGCTTGGAGGTAATATTGGGGTATCTCCTTTAAGTTTTTTAGATGAGCTTGATGGAGTATCGCCTATTATTTTAGAGCTTTCTTCTTGGCAATTGCATGATCTTAGGAATTTATGTCCTATAATTAGCATTATTACAAATATTTACTCTGATCATCAAAATTATTATTCAAATTTTGATAGCTATATAGAAGATAAGTCAAGAATTTTTATAAATCAAAATTCGGGAATTTTGATCTCTCAAGATCAAGCTTATTATAATTATTTTTCTAGATTTAAATCTAAGCTTAAGAGCATTTTATTCTCAGAAGCTGTGCCTTTAAATTTTGAAAATGATGTTTTTTATTTTAAAAAGGGCAAAATTTATTTGAATAACAAAGTAGTGGGTACTCTTAGTGAGTCAAGGATTGTGCTATTGATTTCTAAAATGATCACTATTTTTATTGCAAGTTATTTAGGCTTGGATTTGAGTGTTGTATCTAAGATTGTGACTGATTTTGATGGCATTGAGCATAGATTAGAATTTGTAAGAGAATTTGAAGGTGTTAAATATTATAATGATACGGCGTCAACAATTCCTGATTCTACAATTTTGTCTGTTAAAAGTTTAAGAGCTTACGGAGGATTGATTAATCTTATTACTGGTGGGACTGATAAAGAGCTTGATTTTGCAATTTTTGGTGAGATTTTGAGCATAGTTAAAACCTGGATTTTGTTAAAAGGAAGTGCTACTTTAAAAATTATTAAATTTTTAGAAGATAATAATATTAATTATTTTATTTTCTCTTCTTTAGAAGAATGTGTTTGTTATGCTAAAAAAATTTCTGTTCAGAATGATATAGTTTTATTTTCTCCAGCCAGTGCTTCTTTTGAACTTTTTAAGAATGAATTTGATAGAGGACTTCAATTTAAAAATTTAGTGAGTATTATGGCTTAA